From Pontibacter actiniarum, a single genomic window includes:
- a CDS encoding nucleotide sugar dehydrogenase: MYEQLLNKEAKLAVIGLGYVGLPIALAFAKKIKVIGFDINSKRVELMRNSIDPSGELESSEFEGADITFTDSLDVLREAQFFIVAVPTPIDNYAQPDLKPLLSASATVGKVLKKGDYVVFESTVYPGCTEEDCVPVLERESGLKFGEDFKVGYSPERINPGDKEHTLAKIVKVVSGSDPEAAEEIAQVYELVIDAGVHRASTIKVAEAAKVIENTQRDLNIALMNELSIIFDKMNINTYEVLEAAGTKWNFLRFSPGLVGGHCIGVDPYYLTYKAKALGYDAKVILSGRSTNDNMGAHIANKLVKMMIMRGKNISQTKVLVMGATFKENVEDIRNSKVVDVIRELKSFGVNVEVVDPYANSEELQHEYGFGLVEAAGKGYDAVVVAVPHQPYLELDENYFKSIMNDAPILVDLKGILRGKIKDIEYTSL, translated from the coding sequence GTGTACGAACAACTACTTAACAAAGAAGCCAAACTTGCAGTTATTGGTCTAGGCTACGTGGGCTTGCCCATTGCCCTGGCTTTTGCCAAAAAGATAAAGGTGATCGGGTTTGATATTAACTCGAAACGTGTGGAGCTGATGCGCAATAGCATCGACCCCAGCGGAGAGTTGGAAAGCAGTGAGTTTGAGGGGGCGGACATCACCTTTACCGATAGCCTGGATGTGCTGCGCGAGGCGCAGTTCTTTATTGTAGCGGTGCCTACACCTATTGATAATTATGCCCAGCCTGACCTGAAGCCGCTGTTGTCTGCCTCTGCTACGGTTGGCAAGGTGCTGAAGAAAGGCGATTATGTTGTGTTTGAGTCGACGGTGTACCCTGGGTGCACGGAGGAGGACTGCGTGCCGGTACTGGAGCGCGAGTCTGGCCTGAAGTTCGGAGAGGACTTTAAGGTTGGTTACTCCCCTGAGCGCATCAACCCGGGAGATAAAGAGCACACGCTGGCTAAAATCGTGAAGGTGGTTTCTGGCAGCGACCCGGAGGCAGCAGAGGAGATAGCCCAAGTGTATGAACTGGTGATAGACGCCGGCGTACACCGTGCCTCTACTATTAAAGTGGCTGAGGCCGCCAAAGTTATCGAGAACACGCAACGCGACCTGAACATCGCTCTGATGAACGAGCTGTCAATCATCTTTGATAAGATGAACATCAACACCTACGAGGTGCTGGAGGCGGCCGGAACCAAGTGGAATTTCCTGCGCTTCTCGCCGGGTCTGGTGGGTGGCCACTGCATCGGCGTAGACCCTTATTACCTAACGTATAAGGCAAAGGCGCTGGGCTACGATGCCAAAGTTATTCTGAGCGGCCGCAGCACCAACGATAACATGGGCGCGCACATCGCCAACAAGCTCGTGAAGATGATGATCATGCGCGGCAAAAACATTTCGCAGACGAAGGTGCTGGTGATGGGTGCCACGTTCAAGGAAAACGTGGAGGATATCCGAAACTCAAAGGTGGTGGATGTGATCCGGGAGCTAAAAAGCTTCGGCGTGAACGTAGAGGTGGTGGACCCGTATGCTAACTCCGAGGAGCTGCAGCATGAGTACGGCTTCGGCCTGGTGGAAGCGGCCGGAAAGGGCTATGACGCTGTGGTAGTGGCCGTGCCGCACCAGCCATACCTGGAACTGGATGAGAACTACTTCAAGTCGATCATGAACGACGCGCCGATCCTGGTGGACCTCAAGGGCATCCTGCGCGGTAAAATAAAAGACATAGAATACACAAGCTTATAA
- the prmC gene encoding peptide chain release factor N(5)-glutamine methyltransferase yields MATIQQLQQHIRDKIKAAYPEPEAGSIAQLVLEHVLQKNRVQLTLAQQEEVRPEQEAQVELVVQRLAQQEPVQYVLGVAHFYGLELLVDQRVLIPRPETEELVDLVLREHRGQAGLRVLDICAGSGCIPLALAANQPNADVYGLEVSEGALQVARSNAAKYGLPVEWLQADIFEPVQRVAAGSLDIITSNPPYVLEEEKEQMRKNVLQYEPHLALFVPNQDPLRYYRRITEVGLQLLKKGGILYFEINERYGKAVQEFMLEAGFAEAQVVQDLFGKDRIVRAKR; encoded by the coding sequence GTGGCCACTATTCAGCAGTTACAGCAGCATATCCGGGATAAAATAAAAGCAGCCTACCCTGAGCCGGAGGCAGGAAGCATAGCCCAGCTGGTGCTGGAGCATGTGTTGCAGAAAAACCGTGTGCAGCTAACGCTGGCGCAGCAGGAGGAGGTGCGGCCCGAGCAGGAAGCGCAGGTGGAGTTGGTGGTGCAGCGGCTGGCACAGCAGGAGCCGGTGCAGTATGTGCTGGGCGTGGCCCATTTCTACGGGCTGGAGCTGCTGGTGGACCAACGCGTGCTGATACCCCGGCCGGAGACGGAGGAGCTGGTGGACCTGGTGCTGCGGGAGCACAGGGGGCAGGCGGGGCTGCGTGTGCTGGATATCTGTGCCGGCAGCGGCTGCATTCCGCTGGCACTTGCGGCCAATCAGCCAAACGCCGATGTGTATGGCCTGGAGGTGTCGGAGGGCGCGCTGCAGGTAGCCCGCAGCAACGCCGCCAAGTATGGCTTGCCCGTAGAGTGGCTGCAGGCCGATATTTTTGAGCCGGTGCAACGTGTCGCCGCGGGGTCCCTGGACATCATCACGAGCAACCCGCCCTATGTGCTGGAGGAGGAAAAGGAGCAGATGCGGAAGAACGTGCTGCAGTATGAGCCGCACCTTGCCCTGTTCGTGCCCAACCAGGACCCCCTGAGATACTACAGAAGGATAACGGAGGTGGGGCTGCAGCTCTTGAAAAAAGGTGGTATCTTGTACTTCGAGATTAACGAGCGCTACGGCAAAGCCGTGCAGGAGTTCATGCTGGAGGCGGGTTTCGCGGAGGCGCAGGTTGTGCAGGACCTGTTCGGGAAGGACCGCATTGTTCGGGCAAAGCGGTAG